The Pseudomonadota bacterium nucleotide sequence TCGTCGGCGCTCTTTCCCACCCTGGCCGAGGCTGACTCGTTCGAGGAGCGGTGGCGGGTGACGCGCAAGGCCCTGCTTGCGAGCCTGGGTGTCAGCGCCCTGCTCTGTGGGGTCGCCGCGCTGCTTGCGCCCACGGTCATCCGGCTGCTGGTGGGACCGGCCTACCTGCCGGCGGTGGAACCGCTCATGTGGCTGCTTCCGGGCGTGGTGGCCTACGCGGCCTGCAGCGTGGTCTCAACCGCCCACGCCGCGTCAGAGCACACGGTGCTGATGATCGTGCCGGCCATCGTGGTCGCCGCGCTCAACGTGACCATCAATCTCGTCTTGATCCCGCGCTACGGCATCACGGGCGCGGCGGCGACCTCGAGCCTCACCTACATCTTGTGGCTGCTCGCCGCACTGGCCTACACGGCCTACTACCGGCGCCACCACGCAGCGGCCATGGACGCTCGCCGCGGAGCAGAGCGCTCATCGCCCTCGGCGGCGGACTAGCGCCCCAGCAGGCGCTTGTACATCGCTCGAGCCATGCCCGTCATGCGGCGCACGAGGCTCGGCCGGCGGGGGGCGCCATAGTCGACGGTGATCGTGGCTGGCTCGGCAACCTGCTCGGCAAGCATGATTCCCGTCCTTCCGCTGCGCCCCATGAGGAAGGCGCAGGCGGGGTAGGCGCTTCGCAGGCCTTCCCAGTGCGTCGCGAACTCGGCTGTGCTTCGCGCGATCACGCAGAGCGCGCCAGTCGCAGAGAGGTGGCCCGCGATGTCGAGCAGCTTCGTGGGCCCGTCGCTGCCCAGCATGGAGGTGCGCACCAGGGCCAGATCGACCTTGAACGGGGCGGGAAGCGAGCCTGCAAGCCGTGTGAATCCGGTCGAAGGGTCGCCCGTGACGAGGCGGGTGTAGCCTACATATCCCACCTCGCGCAGCAGCACGAGAACGTCTTCGGGGCAGCGCCGCTGCCAGTCGTCGATGACGTAGATCTCGAGCCCTGGATTGGTGGCGGCCACCAGGGTCGACAGGCACGACTCTTCCATGCCGTACTCCACGAACGTGAACGGCGGACGGCGCAGGCTCTGGGCCGCCAGGGCGCAGGCCGCCTCCCACTCTGGCGCCGAGGTCATCGCGAGTCCGGCATTCCAGGTCACGTGCTTCATCACCTCGGGTCGGGTCGCGGCGCGTTTCGCTTCGGCAACGCTCAGCCTCGCGGGCGGGGCGCTTCGGATCTCGACCTTTGGACTCGAAGGGTCGGACTGCTGCTCGGCGATGGGGGCGTCGGCCATTCCCCACCCTTCGGGGTTCACCCGCATCTCACGCGCCACGGTGCGAGGGTTCACACCGCCGGGCCAAAGCCCGCGCTTGTTGGTGGGCCAGTGCTCTTGATGGAAGGCGCCCACCCCCAGGCACGACAGGTCGATCCAGCCGTAGCGCTGGGTCACCCGCATGGCGAGGTCTGCGTCTGACCAGCCGTTGAGGGTGAGCTTCTCGTCGAAGGCCCCCACCTCGTACCAGCGGTCGCGGTGCATGAGCAGGCCCGCGCTGCTGCCCCCGAGGCCGGAGAGCGCCTGCTCACGGGGAATCACCCCCGCGGCACGGGAGAGGTAGGGCTCCCACGCCTCGAGCACGAGCTCGTGCTGACAGGTTTCGAAGGGCACGTGATAGCGGCTGAAGAGCATCAGGTTGCGCTCGAGGTCGAAGGGCGCGGGCACGCGCCCGGCAAGCGCGTCGACGAGGTTGCGCAGCGCGAAGCGTGGCACCAGGCTGTCGGCGTCGAACAGCATGAGGAAGCGCCCTCGTCCGCGACGCAGCGCCACATTGGTGGCGACTACGGGGCAGAACCGCTCTCCCGCAACGGCACGCGGCACGTGGAAGAATCGCGTGATGAGCGCGGCTTCGGGGGTGAGGGGCAGCACCTGCGACAAGGGTACCTCGCTTCCCCAGTCGGTGACCAGCAGCTCGACCTCGTCGAGAAGCCCCAGCTGGGCAAGGTTGCGGGCCGCGAAGTTCAGGCACGACGTGATGCGGTACTTGAAGTTTCCCATGTAGTCGTCATTGCGTCCGGTCACCACCATCGACAGTACGGGTTCGTTCTCGCGCCGATCCATGCTTGCCTCGCTCTCCTCGGGCCACCGTTCGTCCCGCGCCATGAAGGCCCCTGCGTTCCCCCCGTCATGGCCCTCGGGCGCGTGAAACATTTCGCGTGCCAGGGTGTCTATTCAGCCATCACTGCTTCACGTCGGAGGATACAGCGTGCGTCGCTTCGCGCTAGCAGCGCTTCTCTTGTCTGCCGCCCTTGTGCTGCTTGCGCCCTCGACGGCGTGTGCGGCGCCCGCCAGCGACCCTGAGAACGAGATCTCGCATCTGCTCAATCGAATCGGTTTCGGACCTCGCCCGGGAGACATCGAGCGGGTGCGCGCCATCGGCACCGAGCGCTACATCGATCTGCAGCTCCATCCGGAGCGCATCGACGATTCGGCTTGCGATCGCCGGCTCGAGGGTCTGCGGTCGCTGGCGATGTCGTCCGCTGACATCGTGCGCACCTACCCGGGCGCGGCGCTCGTGAGCCGGATCGAGAAGCGCGCGGAGAGCGGAGACGAACGTGCCCGAAAGCTGCTGGCGTCGCTCGTCCCCGTAGACGAGCGGGGCAACCCCCGCGACGTGCTCGTCGATCTTGCGTCGCAGAAGCTGATACGCGCCGTGCACAGCGAGCGCCAGCTGCAAGAGGTCATGGTCGATTTCTGGATGAACCACTTCAACATCTACTGGCCCAAGGGGCAGGACAAGGTCTATCTGACCGCGTTCGAACGAGACGTGATCCGCCCTCGTGCGCTCGGCCGATTTCGTGAACTGCTCAACGCCACCGCGCACAGCCCGGCCATGCTCGTCTATCTCGACAACTGGCTCTCCACCGTAGAGACGGCCATGACCGCCGACGGCAAGCGCAAGCCAGGGCTCAACGAGAACTACGCTCGCGAGATCATGGAGCTGCACACCCTCGGCGTCGACGGAGGCTACACCCAGCGCGACGTGGTGGAGGTCGCCCGCTGCTTCACCGGGTGGACCATCGGGCGAGCGCGTGGGAAGGCGGGGGCAGGCGCGACGGAGACCGGTTCCAGTGATTTCGTCTTTCGCACCCGCATGCACGACAACGGGCAGAAGGTGGTTCTGGGAAGCACCATCGCCGCCGGCGGTGGGGAGGGCGATGGGCTCGCAGTCATTGACCTGTTGTCGCGAGACCCTCACACCGCGCGCTTCATCAGCTTGAAGCTGTGCCGTCGCTTTGTCTGCGACGAGCCTTCGAAGGCGCTGGTGGAGCGAGTTGCGGGCGTGTTCCGCAAGACCGATGGCGACATTCGCGCGGTGGTGCGGGCCATCATCACCTCCCCGGAGTTCCGCTCACCCAAGGTGCGGGCGGCGAAGATCAAGACGCCCTTCGAGCTCGTGGCCAGCGCCATTCGCGCGGTGAACGGTGAGACGCAAGGCGGCCTGCCACTGGCCAACACGCTGCGCACCATGGGAATGCCGCTCTACCTCTGCCAGCCTCCCACGGGATATTCAGACCTTGCGCAGGCTTGGGTGAGCAGCGGCGCCCTGCTCGAGCGCATGTCGTTTGCCGTGGCCCTGACAGAGGGGCGCGTGCGCGGGGTGACGGCCCATCCCGAACCGATCCTCGCAGAGCTGCCCACCGAGGTCAACGCCATGGTCGAGACCCTGGGGCGGCGCCTCGTGGGGCGCCCTCTCAGCGAGGAGACATCGACAACCCTGCGCAAGACGGTGGGTGAGGCGCCGGCCTCGAACCGGGTTCGTCAGACGGCGGGCTTGATCATCGGCTCGCCGGAATTCCAGCGCAGGTAGCCTGCGGAAGGAGCACAAGAAGATGCGGCGACCAGACGATACCGCTGTGCACGAACACGACGGGTGCGGGGCCTGCGAGGCGGAGCTGGCCTTCACGCCCCCGAGCCTCACCCGCCGCGTCTTCTTGCGCAGCGGCGCCATGGCGCTCATCGGCGCGGCGATGCTTCCCGGGTTCCTCACCCGCGCGGCCGTGGCGGCGGGAAGCCAGAGCGGTCGTCGCGGCCGCGTTCTCGTGACGGTGTTCCTGCGCGGGGCGGTCGATGGCCTGAACATCGTGATCCCGTATCGTGAGCCCGAGTACTATCGCTTGCGCAGGAGCGTCGCGGTTCCCGCACCCCGCACAGGCGGCGGCGACGAGACCGCCCTCGATCTCGACGGAACCTTTGGCCTGCACCCGGCGCTCGCGCCCCTGCAGGCGCTCTATC carries:
- a CDS encoding DUF1800 domain-containing protein; the encoded protein is MSRARVSIQPSLLHVGGYSVRRFALAALLLSAALVLLAPSTACAAPASDPENEISHLLNRIGFGPRPGDIERVRAIGTERYIDLQLHPERIDDSACDRRLEGLRSLAMSSADIVRTYPGAALVSRIEKRAESGDERARKLLASLVPVDERGNPRDVLVDLASQKLIRAVHSERQLQEVMVDFWMNHFNIYWPKGQDKVYLTAFERDVIRPRALGRFRELLNATAHSPAMLVYLDNWLSTVETAMTADGKRKPGLNENYAREIMELHTLGVDGGYTQRDVVEVARCFTGWTIGRARGKAGAGATETGSSDFVFRTRMHDNGQKVVLGSTIAAGGGEGDGLAVIDLLSRDPHTARFISLKLCRRFVCDEPSKALVERVAGVFRKTDGDIRAVVRAIITSPEFRSPKVRAAKIKTPFELVASAIRAVNGETQGGLPLANTLRTMGMPLYLCQPPTGYSDLAQAWVSSGALLERMSFAVALTEGRVRGVTAHPEPILAELPTEVNAMVETLGRRLVGRPLSEETSTTLRKTVGEAPASNRVRQTAGLIIGSPEFQRR